One region of Gossypium raimondii isolate GPD5lz chromosome 6, ASM2569854v1, whole genome shotgun sequence genomic DNA includes:
- the LOC105771561 gene encoding serine carboxypeptidase-like 31 isoform X1 codes for MGFGLRVVLYFAFAFVSTISSLHLVIGERHWRWRDDEGSSSLPKHDDLVTNLPGQPPVDFRHYAGFVTVNELNGRALFYWFYEAMSRADQKPLVLWLNGGPGCSSVGYGATQEIGPFIVDTDGRGIKFNNFSWNQEANMLFLESPIGVGFSYSNTSTDYDNLGDEFTANDAYTFLHKWFMKFPSYRTRTFYIAGESYAGKYVPELAELIYDNNKDPSLHINLNGILLGNPETYDAEDWRGMVDYAWSHAVVSDETHKTITETCDFKSNDTWSNEDCSEAVDEVLKQYKEIDIFSLYTPLCIADTASSDDKSLLQVMMKRKSNMMPRILGGFDPCLDGYANAFYNKLDVQKALHVSDGHHLRNWSICNLNIFDGWADSKPSVLPIYQKLIAGGVRIWVYSGDTDGRVPVLSTRYSISALGLPVTKAWRPWYHEKQVSGWFQEYEGLTFATFRGAGHAVPCFKPSSSLAFFSAFLQGESPTSSR; via the exons ATGGGTTTTGGGCTGAGAGTTGTTCTTTACTTTGCTTTCGCCTTTGTTTCAACTATTTCATCGCTGCATCTGGTCATAGGTGAAAGACATTGGCGATGGCGTGACGATGAGGGATCGAGTTCCCTGCCAAAACATGATGATCTCGTTACCAACTTGCCTGGCCAGCCACCTGTAGATTTCCGCCATTACGCTGGCTTTGTCACTGTGAATGAACTCAATGGAAGAGCACTTTTTTATTGGTTCTATGAGGCAATGTCTCGCGCTGACCAAAAACCATTAGTGCTTTGGCTTAATGGAG GTCCTGGGTGCTCTTCTGTGGGATATGGAGCCACGCAAGAGATTGGTCCTTTCATAGTGGACACTGATGGGCGtggaattaaatttaataacttCTCATGGAATCAAG AAGCCAATATGTTATTCCTTGAATCTCCAATTGGAGTTGGATTTTCTTACTCAAACACTTCTACCGATTATGATAATCTAGGAGATGAGTTTACTG CAAATGATGCATACACTTTCCTGCATAAGTGGTTCATGAAGTTTCCATCATACAGAACAAGAACTTTTTATATCGCTGGTGAAAGCTATGCAG GAAAATATGTGCCAGAGTTGGCTGAACTTATTTATGACAACAACAAGGACCCTTCACTTCATATTAATCTCAATGGTATTTTG TTGGGAAATCCTGAAACATATGACGCTGAGGATTGGAGAGGTATGGTGGATTATGCATGGAGCCATGCAGTGGTATCTGATGAAACTCACAAAACCATCACTGAAACCTGTGATTTTAAGAGCAATGATACATGGAGCAATGAAGATTGTAGTGAAGCTGTTGATGAAGTGCTCAAACAGTACAAGGAGATTGATATCTTCAGCCTATACACCCCCCTGTGTATTGCTGATACTGCAAGTTCGGATGACAAATCATTACTCCAAGTCATGATGAAGCGAAAATCCAATATG ATGCCAAGGATTTTGGGTGGTTTTGATCCATGCCTTGATGGCTACGCAAATGCTTTCTACAATAAATTGGATGTTCAAAAAGCTCTCCACGTTAGTGATGGTCACCATCTTAGGAACTGGAGTATTTGCAA TCTAAATATATTTGATGGTTGGGCAGATTCAAAGCCATCAGTACTGCCCATATACCAAAAGCTTATTGCAGGAGGAGTTAGAATTTGGGTTTACAG TGGAGACACGGATGGAAGAGTTCCTGTTCTGTCCACACGATACAGCATAAGTGCTTTGGGATTGCCCGTCACCAAGGCATGGAGACCATGGTACCATGAGAAACAGGTCAGCGGTTGGTTTCAAGAATACGAAGGACTTACGTTCGCAACATTTAGGGGAGCTGGGCATGCAGTGCCATGCTTCAAACCCAGCAGTTCACTGGCTTTCTTCTCTGCTTTTCTCCAAGGGGAATCCCCGACTTCCTCCCGGTGA
- the LOC105771561 gene encoding serine carboxypeptidase-like 31 isoform X2, whose product MGFGLRVVLYFAFAFVSTISSLHLVIGERHWRWRDDEGSSSLPKHDDLVTNLPGQPPVDFRHYAGFVTVNELNGRALFYWFYEAMSRADQKPLVLWLNGGPGCSSVGYGATQEIGPFIVDTDGRGIKFNNFSWNQEANMLFLESPIGVGFSYSNTSTDYDNLGDEFTANDAYTFLHKWFMKFPSYRTRTFYIAGESYAGLKFGQLGNPETYDAEDWRGMVDYAWSHAVVSDETHKTITETCDFKSNDTWSNEDCSEAVDEVLKQYKEIDIFSLYTPLCIADTASSDDKSLLQVMMKRKSNMMPRILGGFDPCLDGYANAFYNKLDVQKALHVSDGHHLRNWSICNLNIFDGWADSKPSVLPIYQKLIAGGVRIWVYSGDTDGRVPVLSTRYSISALGLPVTKAWRPWYHEKQVSGWFQEYEGLTFATFRGAGHAVPCFKPSSSLAFFSAFLQGESPTSSR is encoded by the exons ATGGGTTTTGGGCTGAGAGTTGTTCTTTACTTTGCTTTCGCCTTTGTTTCAACTATTTCATCGCTGCATCTGGTCATAGGTGAAAGACATTGGCGATGGCGTGACGATGAGGGATCGAGTTCCCTGCCAAAACATGATGATCTCGTTACCAACTTGCCTGGCCAGCCACCTGTAGATTTCCGCCATTACGCTGGCTTTGTCACTGTGAATGAACTCAATGGAAGAGCACTTTTTTATTGGTTCTATGAGGCAATGTCTCGCGCTGACCAAAAACCATTAGTGCTTTGGCTTAATGGAG GTCCTGGGTGCTCTTCTGTGGGATATGGAGCCACGCAAGAGATTGGTCCTTTCATAGTGGACACTGATGGGCGtggaattaaatttaataacttCTCATGGAATCAAG AAGCCAATATGTTATTCCTTGAATCTCCAATTGGAGTTGGATTTTCTTACTCAAACACTTCTACCGATTATGATAATCTAGGAGATGAGTTTACTG CAAATGATGCATACACTTTCCTGCATAAGTGGTTCATGAAGTTTCCATCATACAGAACAAGAACTTTTTATATCGCTGGTGAAAGCTATGCAG GGCTGAAATTTGGACAGTTGGGAAATCCTGAAACATATGACGCTGAGGATTGGAGAGGTATGGTGGATTATGCATGGAGCCATGCAGTGGTATCTGATGAAACTCACAAAACCATCACTGAAACCTGTGATTTTAAGAGCAATGATACATGGAGCAATGAAGATTGTAGTGAAGCTGTTGATGAAGTGCTCAAACAGTACAAGGAGATTGATATCTTCAGCCTATACACCCCCCTGTGTATTGCTGATACTGCAAGTTCGGATGACAAATCATTACTCCAAGTCATGATGAAGCGAAAATCCAATATG ATGCCAAGGATTTTGGGTGGTTTTGATCCATGCCTTGATGGCTACGCAAATGCTTTCTACAATAAATTGGATGTTCAAAAAGCTCTCCACGTTAGTGATGGTCACCATCTTAGGAACTGGAGTATTTGCAA TCTAAATATATTTGATGGTTGGGCAGATTCAAAGCCATCAGTACTGCCCATATACCAAAAGCTTATTGCAGGAGGAGTTAGAATTTGGGTTTACAG TGGAGACACGGATGGAAGAGTTCCTGTTCTGTCCACACGATACAGCATAAGTGCTTTGGGATTGCCCGTCACCAAGGCATGGAGACCATGGTACCATGAGAAACAGGTCAGCGGTTGGTTTCAAGAATACGAAGGACTTACGTTCGCAACATTTAGGGGAGCTGGGCATGCAGTGCCATGCTTCAAACCCAGCAGTTCACTGGCTTTCTTCTCTGCTTTTCTCCAAGGGGAATCCCCGACTTCCTCCCGGTGA